Proteins encoded within one genomic window of Trichomycterus rosablanca isolate fTriRos1 chromosome 7, fTriRos1.hap1, whole genome shotgun sequence:
- the lhx4 gene encoding LIM/homeobox protein Lhx4 produces the protein MEMMQSAAVLPAESPVKALPDMLVPLQQVPECVGCNQRILDKFVCKVQDLHWHSTCLRCAECEELLSERCYCRGGNVYCREHFYTRFGTKCASCQQGIPPSQVVRKAQDFVYHLHCFSCVMCSRQLATGDEFYLMEDGRLVCKVDYETAKQNDDSETGAKRPRTTITAKQLETLKSAYKNSPKPARHVREQLSSETGLDMRVVQVWFQNRRAKEKRLKKDAGRHRWGQFYKSVKRSRGTAKAEKESSAEDGGMSDSELSFREDQILSDLAHANGLYDSVADVSGGSLMNGGFSLDASSPYSPSSVGSLPGHAHLLGAVGFGMDGLTGAGGQALRGVTSDLSTGSSTGYPDFPNSPASWLDEMDHAQF, from the exons ATGGAGATGATGCAGAGTGCCGCCGTGCTGCCAGCCGAGAGTCCCGTTAAAGCCCTGCCCGACATGCTGGTACCACTGCAGC aggtaCCCGAGTGTGTGGGCTGTAACCAGAGGATCCTGGATAAGTTCGTGTGTAAGGTGCAGGACCTTCACTGGCACTCTACCTGTCTCAGGTGTGCGGAGTGTGAGGAGCTGCTGAGTGAGCGCTGTTACTGCCGAGGAGGAAACGTTTACTGCAGAGAGCACTTCTACac GCGGTTCGGGACGAAGTGCGCCTCCTGCCAGCAGGGCATCCCTCCGTCTCAGGTGGTGCGTAAGGCGCAGGACTTCGTTTATCACCTGCACTGTTTCTCCTGTGTGATGTGCAGCAGACAGCTCGCCACCGGAGACGAGTTTTACCTGATGGAGGACGGACGGCTGGTCTGCAAGGTCGACTACGAGACCGCCAAACAGAACG ACGACTCTGAGACGGGGGCCAAGCGTCCGCGCACCACCATCACGGCCAAACAGCTGGAGACGCTGAAGAGCGCGTACAAGAACTCGCCCAAACCGGCCCGTCACGTCCGAGAGCAGCTCTCCTCCGAAACGGGACTGGACATGCGAGTAGTCCAG gtgtGGTTCCAGAACAGACGAGCGAAGGAGAAGCGGTTGAAGAAGGACGCCGGACGCCATCGCTGGGGTCAGTTTTATAAAAGCGTAAAACGCAGCAGAGGCACAGCGAAGGCGGAGAAGGAGAGTTCGGCCGAGGACGGAGGGATGAGCGACAGTGAGCTCAGCTTCAGAG AGGATCAGATCCTGTCCGACCTGGCCCACGCCAACGGCCTGTACGATAGCGTCGCCGACGTCTCCGGCGGGAGCCTGATGAACGGCGGCTTCTCGCTGGACGCCTCGAGCCCCTACTCGCCCTCGTCGGTCGGCTCGCTCCCCGGCCACGCCCACCTGCTGGGGGCCGTGGGCTTCGGCATGGACGGGCTGACGGGAGCGGGGGGTCAGGCGCTCAGAGGGGTCACCTCCGACCTCTCCACGGGGAGCAGCACCGGATACCCCGACTTCCCCAACAGCCCGGCGTCCTGGCTGGACGAGATGGACCACGCCCAGTTCTGA